From Xyrauchen texanus isolate HMW12.3.18 chromosome 12, RBS_HiC_50CHRs, whole genome shotgun sequence, one genomic window encodes:
- the LOC127652353 gene encoding LOW QUALITY PROTEIN: uncharacterized protein LOC127652353 (The sequence of the model RefSeq protein was modified relative to this genomic sequence to represent the inferred CDS: inserted 1 base in 1 codon) codes for MGVEGFLTSFQPSTSEEYMQAFLIKGLNQDRPQSLLPTGSKTPEKGQLVFDKDNQSKAEKVVGRARKHHDVLVHIHSDPEGPMPVSWDSIREEPLKTLDSSPAFSPDPLHVSLAFRASLAVLYVGAQLLGAISACALLVSIMQTTLRSNQKVAKEQDGYRWIEGEEKKIVYQVAPRVSLYQALLVEMAVTFQLMLCVQSATHAKSAFFSVAPAVIGLSVTLCHLMVVFWVGSSAGSXAWFLHDLVIHPGWSCLGDWVTECKEAFLKDLFRQPRALENYFYA; via the exons ATGGGAGTTGAAGGTTTCCtcacgagtttccaa CCAAGTACCTCAGAGGAATACATGCAAGCCTTTTTGATAAAGGGACTGAATCAAGACAGACCCCAGAGCTTACTCCCCACAGGCAGTAAAACCCCAGAGAAAGGACAGCTAGTTTTTGATAAGGACAACCAATCG AAAGCAGAGAAAGTGGTAGGAAGAGCTAGAAAGCACCATGATGTTCTTGTCCACATTCACTCTGATCCTGAAGGACCCATG CCTGTGTCCTGGGACTCCATCAGAGAAGAACCGCTCAAAACACTGGATTCTTCTCCAGCATTCTCACCTGACCCACTGCATGTTTCTTTGGCCTTTAGAGCATCACTAGCTGTCCTCTATGTGGGGGCCCAACTGCTGGGTGCCATCAGTGCCTGTGCTCTCCTGGTGAGCATAATGCAGACTACACTAAGAAGCAACC AGAAAGTGGCAAAAGAGCAAGATGGGTATAGATGGATTgagggagaggaaaagaaaaTAGTTTACCAG GTAGCCCCTAGGGTGTCTCTGTATCAGGCTCTGTTAGTGGAGATGGCTGTTACATTCCAGCTAATGCTGTGTGTCCAGTCTGCTACTCATGCCAAATCTGCATTTTTTTCTGTGGCACCTGCGGTTATCGGCCTGTCTGTCACCCTCTGTCATCTCATGGTG gtgttttgggtGGGGTCCAGTGCTGGGT GTGCCTGGTTCCTGCATGACTTGGTCATCCATCCTGGTTGGAGTTGCCTTGGCGACTGGGTGACAGAATGTAAGGAGGCATTCCTGAAAGATCTTTTTCGGCAGCCCAGAGCACTTGAAAACTATTTTTATGCCTAG